One genomic window of Hymenobacter sp. J193 includes the following:
- a CDS encoding 4-alpha-glucanotransferase has translation MQLQFTLPFRTEWGQRFAVCGNLPELGNWQTDQALPLQYQPDTGLWAREITVPDGELTVEYKYLLLDERDGGTHWEWGPNRQEHVAESQFARVVLEDYWRAPAQPENELFTAAFTRALMRRPGTDTAPRPTARLADSVVRFQLPAPRVDTNHQLCILGSDGALGNWEAHKAVLLSDQAYPTWKADVALEDAGRPVYYKYGIWDPAEKKVVQLESGENRVLSPATEKHTLRVRHDEHFRYPTGPWRGAGVALPVFALRTQAGLGVGEFTDIQLLVDWAKQTGLKMVQILPINDTTATHAWVDSYPYAAISVFALHPMYLSLEAIAPLNSPEQQQELHRLRDELNQRDFVDYEAVMNAKWHYARLLYQQEKAAFLADTEFREFLAEQQSWLVPYAAFSAWRDRFGTADFEQWPEEFRTPPGYEQIINFDAPDFDEYGLHLFTQFHLDKQLRTAVEYARYHGVVLKGDLPIGIYRHSVDAWTQPELYHMDRQAGAPPDDFSVTGQNWRFPTYNWQRMAEDGYAWWRQRLTHLSRYFDALRIDHILGFFRIWEIQGDSVEGLLGRFAPALPLHRDEVATRLGWFDYQRLCEPYIRWHMLRDIFGDDADAVRQEFLEESGYESFRFQDHVRTQRQIEAVFGQKLQAQPGNADHLRRVRDGLYRLVNEVLFLEEHGTYGQYLHPRITLQHTYSFRELDDETRARLWDLYLDFFYRRHEEFWRRQGLVKLPAVRYATDMLICGEDLGMVPESVPGVMKALGILGLNIQRMPADPKTEFGHPGAAPYLSVVSPGSHDMSTVRGWWEEDRTKTQRFFEQTLGHWGEQAPLFCEPWVAREILVQHLYSPAMWAIFPIQDLLAIDGSLRRQNPQEEQINVPANPQHFWKYRLHLPLEELVAAAGFNTQLEQLVSQSGRTQG, from the coding sequence ATGCAGCTTCAGTTTACCTTACCTTTTCGCACCGAATGGGGCCAGCGCTTCGCGGTGTGCGGCAACCTGCCCGAGCTGGGCAACTGGCAGACCGACCAAGCCCTGCCGCTACAATACCAGCCCGACACCGGCCTCTGGGCCCGCGAAATAACCGTGCCCGACGGCGAGCTGACGGTGGAATACAAGTACCTGCTGCTGGATGAGCGCGACGGCGGCACGCACTGGGAGTGGGGCCCCAACCGCCAGGAGCACGTAGCCGAAAGTCAGTTTGCCCGCGTGGTGCTGGAAGACTACTGGCGCGCCCCGGCCCAGCCCGAAAACGAGCTGTTCACGGCCGCCTTCACCCGCGCCCTCATGCGCCGCCCTGGTACGGACACTGCCCCGCGCCCTACCGCCCGCCTGGCCGACTCCGTAGTGCGCTTTCAGCTACCGGCGCCCCGCGTGGATACCAACCACCAGCTCTGCATCCTGGGCTCCGATGGGGCGCTGGGCAACTGGGAAGCCCACAAAGCCGTGCTGCTCTCGGACCAGGCGTACCCTACCTGGAAAGCCGACGTGGCTCTGGAAGATGCCGGCCGCCCCGTCTACTATAAGTATGGCATCTGGGACCCGGCCGAAAAGAAAGTGGTGCAGCTGGAAAGCGGGGAAAACCGCGTCCTGAGCCCGGCTACCGAGAAGCACACCCTGCGCGTGCGCCACGACGAACATTTCCGCTACCCCACCGGGCCCTGGCGCGGGGCGGGCGTGGCGTTGCCGGTCTTTGCCCTGCGTACCCAGGCCGGTCTGGGGGTGGGCGAGTTCACCGATATTCAGTTGCTGGTGGACTGGGCCAAGCAAACTGGCCTGAAGATGGTGCAGATCCTGCCCATCAACGACACTACCGCCACGCACGCCTGGGTCGACAGCTACCCTTACGCCGCTATATCGGTGTTTGCCCTGCACCCCATGTACTTGTCGCTGGAGGCCATTGCCCCGCTCAACAGCCCTGAACAGCAGCAGGAGCTCCACCGCCTCCGCGACGAGCTAAACCAGCGCGACTTCGTGGACTACGAGGCGGTGATGAACGCCAAGTGGCACTATGCCCGCCTGCTGTATCAACAGGAAAAAGCCGCTTTCCTGGCCGATACGGAATTCCGGGAGTTTCTGGCTGAGCAGCAAAGCTGGCTGGTGCCCTACGCCGCCTTCTCGGCCTGGCGGGACCGGTTCGGTACGGCCGACTTCGAGCAGTGGCCCGAGGAGTTTCGTACGCCGCCCGGCTACGAGCAGATCATCAACTTCGACGCCCCGGACTTCGACGAGTACGGCCTGCACCTGTTCACGCAGTTTCACCTCGACAAGCAGCTGCGCACGGCCGTGGAGTATGCCCGCTACCACGGCGTGGTGCTCAAGGGCGACTTGCCCATTGGCATCTACCGCCATTCTGTGGATGCCTGGACCCAGCCTGAGCTCTACCACATGGACCGCCAGGCCGGCGCTCCACCAGACGATTTTTCAGTTACGGGCCAGAACTGGCGCTTCCCAACCTACAACTGGCAGCGCATGGCCGAGGACGGATACGCTTGGTGGCGCCAACGCCTCACTCATCTTTCCCGCTACTTCGACGCCCTACGCATCGACCACATTCTGGGCTTTTTCCGCATCTGGGAAATCCAAGGCGATTCAGTAGAAGGCTTGCTCGGCCGCTTTGCCCCTGCCCTGCCCCTGCACCGCGACGAGGTAGCTACCCGTCTGGGCTGGTTCGATTACCAGCGCCTGTGTGAGCCATACATCCGCTGGCACATGCTGCGCGACATCTTCGGCGACGATGCCGACGCCGTGCGCCAGGAGTTTCTGGAGGAGTCGGGCTATGAGTCGTTCCGGTTCCAGGACCACGTGCGCACCCAGCGCCAGATCGAAGCCGTGTTCGGGCAAAAGCTCCAGGCTCAGCCCGGCAACGCCGACCATCTGCGCCGTGTGCGCGACGGGCTCTACCGCCTCGTAAATGAAGTGCTGTTCCTGGAAGAGCACGGCACCTACGGTCAGTACCTGCACCCGCGCATCACGCTGCAGCACACCTACTCCTTCCGGGAGCTCGACGACGAAACGCGCGCGCGCCTCTGGGACCTGTACCTTGATTTCTTCTACCGCCGCCACGAGGAGTTCTGGCGCCGCCAGGGTCTGGTGAAGCTGCCGGCTGTGCGCTACGCCACCGATATGCTGATCTGTGGCGAAGACCTAGGTATGGTACCGGAGTCGGTGCCGGGGGTGATGAAGGCGCTGGGCATCTTGGGCCTAAACATCCAGCGCATGCCCGCTGACCCCAAAACCGAGTTCGGCCACCCCGGTGCCGCCCCGTACCTGTCGGTGGTGAGCCCCGGCTCCCATGATATGAGCACGGTGCGTGGCTGGTGGGAGGAAGACCGAACCAAAACCCAGCGCTTCTTCGAGCAGACGCTGGGCCACTGGGGTGAGCAGGCGCCGCTGTTCTGCGAGCCGTGGGTGGCCCGCGAAATTCTGGTACAGCATCTCTACTCCCCGGCCATGTGGGCCATCTTCCCTATCCAGGACCTCTTGGCCATTGATGGCAGCCTGCGCCGCCAGAACCCGCAGGAAGAGCAGATCAACGTACCGGCCAACCCGCAGCACTTCTGGAAATACCGCCTGCACCTGCCCCTGGAGGAGCTGGTAGCTGCCGCTGGCTTCAACACGCAGCTGGAGCAACTGGTGAGTCAGAGCGGCCGGACGCAGGGATAA
- a CDS encoding heavy-metal-associated domain-containing protein, producing MPTLQFKTSINCANCLRAVTPFLDAEPTVKKWSVDTSNPAKVLTVEGENVIPEQVMKAVAQAGFDIEPLAA from the coding sequence ATGCCTACTCTTCAATTCAAAACCAGCATCAACTGCGCCAACTGCCTGCGGGCCGTTACTCCGTTTCTCGACGCCGAGCCCACGGTGAAAAAGTGGAGCGTGGATACCAGCAACCCCGCCAAAGTTCTGACGGTGGAAGGTGAGAATGTTATTCCCGAACAGGTAATGAAAGCCGTAGCCCAGGCCGGGTTCGATATCGAGCCGTTGGCCGCCTAG
- a CDS encoding ammonium transporter produces METTLSTKPRLNYGTLLLIVLFVLSAVAAFVPLPHPSAASTDALNTADIAWMLTASAFVLLMTPGLSFFYGGMVRPKNLISTMLQSFVALGVISLVWYFVGFSLAYGDSWNGLIGNPLTFAMLRNVGTAPHPTLSPAIPFVLFFAFQLKFAIITPALITGSFAERVRFKGYLAFIILFCLFIYCPLAHWTWHPEGFLRKWGVLDFAGGTVVHISAGIAALAGAMVLGPRRAHRETAFSTPNVPFVLLGTGLLWFGWFGFNAGSALGANEMAALSFVNTNLASAAALVVWMLLEVSRGASPRLWAPVSVR; encoded by the coding sequence ATGGAAACTACCCTCTCTACCAAGCCCAGGTTAAACTACGGCACGCTGCTGCTGATAGTGCTGTTCGTGCTAAGTGCGGTGGCTGCCTTTGTGCCCCTTCCGCACCCATCCGCTGCGTCGACCGATGCGCTGAACACCGCCGACATAGCCTGGATGCTCACCGCCTCGGCTTTCGTGCTGCTTATGACGCCGGGCCTGTCGTTTTTCTACGGCGGGATGGTGCGGCCCAAAAACCTGATTTCCACCATGCTGCAGAGCTTTGTGGCGTTGGGCGTGATTTCGCTGGTATGGTACTTCGTGGGCTTCTCGCTGGCGTATGGTGACTCCTGGAATGGGCTGATCGGTAACCCGCTCACATTTGCCATGCTACGCAACGTGGGCACGGCCCCGCACCCTACTTTGTCGCCAGCTATTCCGTTCGTGCTGTTCTTTGCCTTTCAGCTGAAGTTTGCCATCATCACCCCAGCGCTTATTACCGGCTCATTCGCCGAGCGGGTACGCTTTAAAGGCTACCTGGCGTTCATCATCCTTTTCTGCTTGTTCATCTACTGCCCACTGGCCCATTGGACCTGGCACCCCGAGGGCTTCCTGCGCAAATGGGGCGTGCTCGACTTCGCCGGCGGCACGGTAGTACACATTTCAGCCGGTATTGCGGCACTGGCCGGCGCAATGGTCTTGGGGCCTCGGCGGGCACACCGCGAAACGGCTTTCTCTACTCCCAATGTACCCTTTGTGCTCCTGGGTACGGGCTTGCTGTGGTTTGGCTGGTTTGGCTTTAATGCCGGCTCGGCCCTGGGCGCCAATGAAATGGCAGCGCTGTCGTTCGTGAATACCAACCTGGCCTCGGCCGCCGCGCTGGTGGTGTGGATGCTGCTGGAAGTAAGCCGGGGGGCAAGCCCACGGCTATGGGCGCCTGTATCGGTGCGGTAG
- a CDS encoding porin, translating to MCAPLGGTPADSTAPAASPYKLSGYADVYYRYNFQNPQEAPYNNLTSFTNSHNSFELGMISLKGEHTIGKVGLVADLGFGRRAEEFSYADDNTRFIIKQLYVTYAPTAKLKLTAGSWSTHVGYESVDPYLNRNYSMSYMFSYGPFFHTGVKADYQLTPKTTLMAGLANPTDLKSASAMPKVLIGQVGTSSADDKIKAYFNYQGGRQLDSLRLQQGDLVLTYAFSPQFSFSYNGTVQYRSERTETGWQKGTTWWGSAGYVNFDPATWLGLTLRGEYFSDRKNVLGFDSNIFEGTLSANLRKDNLTIIPELRIDSSQQGEGLFVNKAGTLHRSTVSGLLAAVYKF from the coding sequence ATGTGTGCTCCCTTGGGCGGTACTCCGGCCGATTCTACCGCGCCGGCTGCGTCTCCTTACAAGCTTTCGGGCTATGCCGATGTGTATTACCGGTACAACTTCCAGAACCCCCAGGAGGCCCCGTATAACAACCTCACCAGCTTCACCAACAGCCACAACTCCTTTGAGCTGGGCATGATTTCGTTGAAAGGCGAGCATACTATTGGCAAAGTAGGGTTGGTGGCTGATCTGGGCTTTGGGCGCCGCGCCGAAGAGTTTTCCTACGCCGACGACAACACGCGCTTTATCATCAAGCAGCTGTACGTCACGTACGCGCCCACCGCCAAGCTCAAACTCACGGCCGGCAGCTGGTCCACGCACGTCGGGTACGAGTCGGTAGACCCGTATCTGAACCGTAACTACAGCATGAGCTACATGTTCTCCTACGGTCCGTTTTTCCATACGGGCGTGAAGGCCGACTACCAGCTGACGCCCAAAACCACGCTGATGGCCGGCTTAGCCAATCCTACGGACCTGAAAAGCGCCAGCGCCATGCCCAAAGTGCTGATCGGGCAGGTAGGCACCAGCTCGGCCGACGACAAGATCAAAGCCTACTTCAACTACCAGGGCGGCCGCCAGCTTGATTCGTTGCGCCTGCAGCAGGGCGACCTGGTGCTGACGTACGCGTTTTCGCCCCAGTTCAGCTTCTCCTACAATGGTACGGTGCAGTACCGGAGCGAGCGGACGGAAACCGGCTGGCAGAAAGGCACCACGTGGTGGGGCTCGGCGGGCTACGTCAACTTCGATCCGGCTACCTGGCTGGGTCTTACACTGCGGGGCGAGTATTTCTCCGACCGCAAGAATGTGCTGGGCTTCGACAGCAACATTTTTGAAGGTACCCTTTCTGCTAACCTGCGCAAAGACAACCTCACCATCATTCCCGAGCTGCGCATCGACAGCAGCCAGCAGGGTGAGGGCCTGTTCGTGAACAAGGCCGGCACCCTCCATCGCTCCACGGTAAGCGGGTTGCTGGCAGCCGTGTACAAGTTTTAG